From Dehalococcoidales bacterium, one genomic window encodes:
- a CDS encoding ABC transporter ATP-binding protein — MKDTQNKYYIVCEDLFKIYKIAELEVVALRGLDLKVETGELMAIVGASGSGKSTLLNILGGLDVPSAGQVVVGNRDLLKTSSRDLVDYRRQDVGFVWQQTSRNVISYLTAYQNVELPLILLGWSMRKRRRRVEEMLEAVGLTNRSNHFPDRLSGGEQQRVAIAVAMAHNPPLLLADEPTGELDSQTSETILDVFRSVNDAYGVTVVIVTHDIRIMSKVNRVVTIRDGRTSQETVRKAQTEFVRPEARIEETHDEFIVVDGAGRLQIPRDLVERLKLGRRARVLMEDDHLAVWPVESQEGEEK; from the coding sequence ATGAAAGATACTCAGAACAAATACTACATAGTCTGCGAAGACCTCTTCAAGATATACAAGATAGCCGAACTTGAGGTCGTTGCTCTCAGGGGTCTTGACCTTAAAGTAGAGACCGGTGAACTGATGGCTATTGTCGGGGCCAGCGGCAGCGGCAAGTCCACCCTGCTCAATATCCTCGGTGGCCTGGATGTACCTTCCGCCGGTCAGGTAGTCGTCGGCAATAGAGACCTTCTCAAGACCTCCAGCCGGGACCTGGTGGATTACCGGCGACAGGATGTGGGCTTTGTCTGGCAGCAGACCAGCCGGAATGTCATCTCCTACCTCACCGCGTATCAGAACGTGGAACTGCCCCTGATACTGCTGGGGTGGTCCATGCGGAAGAGGCGCCGCCGGGTGGAGGAAATGCTGGAGGCGGTAGGACTGACCAACCGCAGTAACCACTTTCCGGACCGACTCTCCGGCGGTGAGCAGCAACGGGTAGCCATTGCTGTAGCCATGGCGCACAATCCCCCGCTCCTGCTGGCCGATGAACCCACCGGAGAACTGGACAGCCAGACCTCGGAAACGATCCTCGACGTGTTCCGCTCCGTGAATGATGCTTATGGTGTAACCGTTGTTATCGTCACCCATGATATCCGTATCATGAGCAAGGTGAACCGCGTAGTCACCATCCGTGATGGGCGGACCAGCCAGGAAACTGTCCGCAAAGCGCAGACCGAGTTCGTCAGACCCGAGGCGCGTATCGAGGAGACCCACGATGAATTCATTGTGGTCGATGGTGCCGGTCGTCTCCAGATTCCCCGCGACCTCGTTGAGAGGTTGAAACTGGGAAGGAGAGCCAGGGTGCTCATGGAAGACGACCATCTCGCGGTATGGCCGGTGGAGAGCCAGGAAGGAGAGGAAAAGTGA
- a CDS encoding ABC transporter ATP-binding protein, whose protein sequence is MTTAPLISAQDLERTFILGSERIKALHGVNMTANSGEMLVITGPSGSGKTTLLNLLAGLDMPTSGSVHLDNQDLATLSEWELAQLRRRKIGFVFQSFGLLPLLSAYENIELPLRIAEWGRSERNRRTEEVLDLIGLGDRSGHRPYEMSGGEQQRIAVARAMVHRPTLILADEPTGELDSATGTAIFTLLKNIAEQENVAIVVASHDVNVASKFATLTRDLRDGTFVN, encoded by the coding sequence GTGACGACGGCACCACTGATTTCAGCACAGGACCTGGAGCGCACTTTCATCCTCGGCTCGGAGCGGATAAAGGCACTTCACGGGGTCAATATGACAGCAAACTCCGGCGAGATGCTGGTGATAACGGGGCCTTCTGGCTCCGGCAAGACTACCTTGCTCAATCTCCTCGCCGGACTTGACATGCCCACTTCCGGCTCCGTCCACCTCGATAACCAGGACCTGGCCACACTCTCGGAATGGGAACTGGCCCAGCTCCGGCGCCGCAAGATAGGATTTGTCTTCCAGTCCTTTGGGCTTCTTCCCCTGCTCTCTGCCTACGAGAACATCGAGCTACCCCTGCGGATTGCCGAGTGGGGCCGTAGTGAACGGAACCGGCGCACCGAAGAAGTCCTCGACCTCATCGGTCTGGGAGACCGGTCAGGTCACCGTCCCTATGAAATGTCCGGTGGAGAGCAGCAGCGCATCGCCGTGGCGCGTGCGATGGTTCATCGCCCCACCCTTATTCTTGCTGACGAGCCTACCGGAGAACTGGACTCTGCTACCGGGACAGCAATCTTCACCCTGCTCAAGAACATCGCAGAGCAGGAGAACGTGGCAATTGTCGTTGCCAGTCATGATGTGAACGTGGCCAGTAAGTTTGCCACCCTGACCAGGGATCTCAGGGACGGCACGTTTGTGAATTGA
- a CDS encoding amidohydrolase yields MLSREELKSRTCQEIDSRGEEIIAVAKTIMENPEPGFREKKTSRLVAEKFTELGITYRDGLGITGVKGIVPGGREGPTVAVLGELDSLLVPGHPNADPVTGAAHACGHNAQIGTLIGVAAGLIGAGVLPSLAGRVAFMAVPAEEYIEIEFRENLHAQGKITFLGGKPELIKLGEFDDVDMAMMVHTASGTRGKLMGMGGTNNGCVAKQIKFIGRGSHAGGAPHAGINALNAAMIALSAIHAQRETFKDVDTVRVHPIITRGGEAVNIVPADVRMETFVRGKTLEAIKDANEKVDRALRAGALAVGGKVQIKTLPGYLPIINDRNLTAVCRTNAESLLGKSKVSPPGRHSTGSTDMGDVSCIMPAIHPYAAGAAGNSHGDDYMIENYNHAVLNPAKVMAMTVIDLLADGAVKGKEVLARHKPSMTRQEYLDLLEGLRKDEEYQG; encoded by the coding sequence ATGCTATCAAGAGAAGAGCTAAAATCAAGGACTTGCCAGGAGATTGACAGCAGGGGTGAAGAGATTATAGCGGTGGCCAAAACCATCATGGAGAATCCCGAGCCGGGATTCCGTGAGAAGAAGACATCGCGCCTGGTTGCCGAGAAATTCACCGAGCTTGGCATCACATACCGTGACGGTCTCGGAATTACGGGTGTAAAGGGGATAGTACCGGGCGGCAGAGAAGGCCCAACGGTAGCCGTCCTCGGTGAGCTGGACTCACTACTCGTCCCCGGTCATCCGAACGCCGACCCGGTGACAGGAGCCGCCCACGCCTGCGGTCACAATGCCCAGATAGGGACACTCATCGGTGTTGCCGCCGGACTTATTGGTGCCGGAGTACTACCTTCTCTGGCAGGGCGGGTGGCCTTTATGGCAGTCCCCGCTGAAGAATACATCGAGATAGAGTTCCGTGAGAACCTGCATGCGCAGGGTAAAATCACCTTCCTTGGAGGTAAGCCGGAACTAATCAAGCTCGGTGAGTTCGACGATGTCGATATGGCCATGATGGTACACACCGCATCAGGCACCAGAGGTAAGCTGATGGGTATGGGAGGAACGAACAACGGCTGTGTCGCCAAACAGATTAAGTTCATCGGACGTGGCTCTCACGCCGGAGGCGCACCGCACGCCGGCATTAATGCCCTCAATGCCGCCATGATTGCCCTCTCCGCAATACATGCCCAGCGAGAGACGTTCAAGGATGTGGACACCGTCAGGGTGCACCCCATCATCACCAGGGGAGGCGAGGCGGTCAACATCGTTCCCGCCGACGTCCGTATGGAGACCTTCGTGCGCGGCAAGACACTGGAGGCTATCAAGGACGCCAACGAGAAGGTGGACCGTGCCCTCCGCGCCGGGGCGCTGGCAGTTGGCGGCAAGGTGCAGATTAAGACCCTGCCCGGCTACCTCCCGATAATCAACGACCGCAACCTGACAGCGGTATGCCGCACCAACGCCGAATCACTTCTCGGCAAGAGTAAAGTAAGCCCGCCGGGTCGTCATTCCACCGGCTCAACCGACATGGGGGACGTGAGTTGCATCATGCCGGCCATTCACCCCTATGCCGCCGGTGCCGCCGGTAACAGCCACGGCGATGACTACATGATAGAAAATTACAACCATGCAGTCCTAAATCCTGCCAAAGTGATGGCAATGACGGTAATAGACCTTCTTGCCGATGGTGCGGTCAAAGGAAAAGAGGTGCTTGCCAGGCACAAGCCCAGTATGACCAGGCAGGAGTATCTAGACCTGCTGGAGGGCCTGCGTAAGGACGAGGAGTACCAGGGCTAG